The following are encoded together in the Oncorhynchus nerka isolate Pitt River linkage group LG23, Oner_Uvic_2.0, whole genome shotgun sequence genome:
- the LOC115120784 gene encoding leucine-rich repeat and guanylate kinase domain-containing protein-like isoform X2: MSCSPVKLERNLISEIKEATHIHDLCLLRELNLQRNLVQEQLDYRLAVIFLLQHLTGLDQEKVTVEEKAGWMYEMVISDGT; this comes from the exons ATGTCCTGCTCTCCTGTCAAACTGGAGAGGAACCTG ATCAGTGAAATCAAGGAGGCCACACACATCCATGACCTGTGCCTGCTCCGGGAGCTGAATCTGCAGAGAAACCTAGTCCAG GAGCAACTGGACTACAGACTGGCAGTGATCTTCCTCCTTCAACACCTGACTGGCCTGGACCAGGAGAAAGTCACAGTAGAGGAGAAGGCAGGTTGGATGTATGAGATGGTTATCAGTGATGGAACTTAA
- the LOC115120784 gene encoding leucine-rich repeat and guanylate kinase domain-containing protein-like isoform X1 — protein MSSLICVCVFVHTVFIFPVFVMYHVLSIQRGNQIEKIENVETLRTLQVLDLSLNRISSLSGLQNLHLLGSINLESNLISEIKEATHIHDLCLLRELNLQRNLVQEQLDYRLAVIFLLQHLTGLDQEKVTVEEKAGWMYEMVISDGT, from the exons ATGAGTTcattaatatgtgtgtgtgtatttgtccacacGGTATTCATATTCCCAGTGTTTGTCATGTATCACGTCCTCTCTATCCAGAGGGGGAATCAGATTGAGAAGATAGAGAATGTGGAGACTCTGAGAACCCTGCAGGTCCTGGATCTGTCTCTGAACCGCATCAGCAGTCTGTCAGGCCTGCAGAATCTCCATCTGCTGGGCTCCATCAATCTGGAGAGTAACCTG ATCAGTGAAATCAAGGAGGCCACACACATCCATGACCTGTGCCTGCTCCGGGAGCTGAATCTGCAGAGAAACCTAGTCCAG GAGCAACTGGACTACAGACTGGCAGTGATCTTCCTCCTTCAACACCTGACTGGCCTGGACCAGGAGAAAGTCACAGTAGAGGAGAAGGCAGGTTGGATGTATGAGATGGTTATCAGTGATGGAACTTAA